The Brevibacillus brevis genome contains a region encoding:
- the sdhB gene encoding succinate dehydrogenase iron-sulfur subunit: MAEKLIHLIITRQDSPDSTPYKEEFKIPYRPGMNVISALMEIQRNPLNAQGQKTSPVNWESNCLEEVCGACSMVINGRPRQACSALVDKLEQPIRLEPMSTFPVQRDLSIDRSRMFDALKRVKAWVPIDGTHDLGPGPRMPEVERQWAYELSKCMTCGVCLEACPNVNAKSEFIGPFAISQVRLFNQHPTGMMNKHERLEALMEDGGIGDCGNSQNCVQACPKGIPLTTSIAHMNKETTKHAVKKFFFS; encoded by the coding sequence ATGGCAGAAAAATTGATTCATTTGATTATCACTCGTCAAGATAGCCCTGACAGCACTCCGTACAAGGAAGAGTTCAAAATCCCTTACCGTCCTGGTATGAACGTGATCAGTGCTTTGATGGAGATTCAACGTAATCCACTCAACGCACAAGGTCAAAAAACGTCTCCAGTAAACTGGGAATCGAACTGCTTGGAAGAAGTATGCGGTGCGTGCTCGATGGTTATTAACGGAAGACCGCGCCAAGCTTGCTCGGCACTGGTTGATAAACTGGAACAGCCGATTCGTCTTGAGCCAATGAGCACCTTCCCTGTACAACGTGACTTGTCGATTGACCGCAGCCGCATGTTCGATGCGCTGAAACGCGTAAAAGCGTGGGTTCCAATCGATGGTACGCATGATCTGGGACCAGGTCCTCGCATGCCGGAAGTTGAGCGTCAATGGGCGTACGAGCTTTCGAAGTGCATGACGTGCGGTGTTTGCTTGGAAGCTTGCCCGAACGTGAATGCGAAGTCTGAATTCATCGGTCCGTTCGCAATTTCACAGGTTCGTCTGTTCAACCAGCATCCAACGGGTATGATGAACAAGCATGAGCGTCTGGAAGCCCTGATGGAAGATGGCGGTATCGGTGATTGCGGTAACTCGCAAAACTGCGTACAAGCATGTCCAAAAGGCATTCCGCTCACAACCTCGATCGCTCACATGAACAAAGAAACAACCAAACATGCAGTGAAGAAGTTCTTCTTCTCCTAA
- the sdhA gene encoding succinate dehydrogenase flavoprotein subunit, translating to MAKGKLIIVGGGLAGLMATIKAAEKGVPVQLFSLVPVKRSHSVCAQGGINGAVNTKGEGDSTWEHFDDTVYGGDFLANQPPVKAMCDAAPGIIYMLDRMGVMFNRTPEGLLDFRRFGGTKHHRTAFAGATTGQQLLYALDEQVRRYEAEGLVTKYEYWDFLGAVLDDTGTCRGITAQNMRSGEIQSFRADAVILATGGPGIIFGKSTNSIINTGTAASAAYQQGVIYSNGEMIQIHPTAIPGDDKLRLMSESARGEGGRVWTYRDGKPWYFLEDKYPAYGNLVPRDIATREIFSVCVDMKLGINGENMVYLDLSHKDPKELDVKLGGIIEIYEKFVGDDPRKVPMKIFPAVHYSMGGMWVDYNQMTNIPGLFAAGECDYSQHGANRLGANSLLSAIYGGMVAGPKAIEYIKGLNKSSDDLSSTLFDGFTSQEQAKYDSILKMDGTENAYLIHKELGEWMTDNVTVVRYNDRLQKTDDKIVELMERYKKININDTNKWSNSGAAFTRHLWNMLVLSRAITIGALKRDESRGAHYKPDFPERDDENFMKTTMAKYNAETTAPEIYYEDIDVSLIAPRKRDYTSDKK from the coding sequence ATGGCAAAAGGTAAACTGATCATTGTCGGTGGAGGTTTGGCCGGCTTGATGGCTACCATCAAAGCAGCAGAAAAAGGCGTTCCTGTTCAGCTGTTCTCCCTGGTTCCGGTAAAACGTTCCCACTCTGTCTGTGCGCAGGGCGGTATTAACGGTGCGGTAAATACCAAAGGGGAAGGCGACTCCACATGGGAGCACTTCGACGATACAGTATATGGCGGAGACTTTTTGGCAAACCAACCGCCAGTTAAAGCAATGTGCGATGCAGCACCTGGCATCATCTATATGCTGGACCGTATGGGCGTAATGTTTAACCGTACGCCAGAAGGTCTGTTGGACTTCCGACGTTTCGGGGGAACCAAACATCACCGTACCGCTTTTGCGGGTGCGACAACTGGACAACAGCTCTTGTACGCATTGGACGAACAAGTACGCCGTTATGAAGCTGAAGGTCTGGTAACCAAGTACGAATATTGGGATTTCCTCGGAGCCGTTTTGGACGATACAGGAACCTGTCGCGGGATTACTGCACAAAACATGCGTTCCGGTGAAATTCAATCCTTCCGTGCGGATGCCGTTATTTTGGCAACAGGCGGACCTGGTATCATCTTCGGTAAATCGACGAACTCGATTATCAATACAGGTACAGCAGCGTCTGCGGCGTATCAGCAAGGGGTTATCTACTCCAATGGTGAGATGATCCAAATTCACCCAACTGCAATCCCTGGCGACGACAAGCTGCGTCTGATGTCCGAGTCTGCTCGTGGTGAGGGTGGCCGTGTATGGACGTACAGAGACGGTAAGCCTTGGTACTTCCTGGAAGATAAATACCCTGCATACGGAAACTTGGTGCCGCGTGACATCGCGACTCGCGAAATCTTCTCCGTTTGCGTAGATATGAAACTTGGTATCAACGGCGAAAACATGGTATACCTCGACTTGTCCCACAAAGATCCAAAAGAACTGGATGTAAAATTGGGCGGTATTATCGAGATTTACGAAAAATTCGTTGGGGATGACCCACGTAAAGTTCCAATGAAGATTTTCCCTGCGGTTCACTACTCCATGGGCGGTATGTGGGTAGACTACAACCAAATGACCAATATCCCTGGTCTGTTTGCAGCAGGTGAGTGCGATTACTCTCAGCACGGTGCAAACCGTTTGGGTGCGAACTCCCTCCTGTCCGCGATCTATGGCGGTATGGTAGCAGGTCCAAAAGCGATCGAGTACATCAAAGGCTTGAACAAATCCTCTGATGATCTGTCTTCCACGCTCTTCGATGGCTTTACTAGCCAAGAGCAAGCGAAATACGACAGCATCCTGAAAATGGACGGAACAGAAAATGCTTACCTGATCCACAAGGAACTGGGTGAGTGGATGACTGACAACGTAACGGTAGTACGTTACAACGACCGTCTGCAAAAAACGGATGATAAGATCGTTGAACTGATGGAACGCTACAAGAAAATCAACATCAACGATACGAATAAATGGAGCAACTCTGGTGCGGCGTTTACCCGTCATCTGTGGAACATGCTCGTACTGTCCCGCGCGATCACGATTGGTGCGCTCAAGCGCGATGAGAGCCGCGGTGCTCACTACAAGCCTGATTTCCCTGAGCGTGATGACGAAAACTTCATGAAGACGACAATGGCGAAGTACAATGCAGAAACGACTGCGCCTGAAATCTACTACGAAGACATCGACGTATCCCTGATCGCACCACGTAAACGTGACTATACGTCTGACAAGAAATAA
- a CDS encoding succinate dehydrogenase cytochrome b558 subunit, with product MAKGHSFLSHKLHSLLGLFPIGLFLVFHLTANYQATRGPEAFNQAVGFIESLPFLLVLEFALIYLPILFHAVYGLYIAFQAKHNVGNFGYFRNQMFLWQRVTGVITLIFIVWHVWETRIQKALGAHVDYDMMANILSSPAMIVFYTIGIISTTFHFSNGLWSFLVHWGITVGPRSQRIATFLTLGVFVVVTFIGLRAMSAFIL from the coding sequence ATGGCGAAAGGCCATAGCTTTCTCAGTCACAAGCTACACTCACTTCTTGGTTTGTTTCCGATCGGGCTCTTCCTCGTGTTCCACTTGACCGCCAACTATCAAGCGACTCGTGGGCCTGAAGCTTTCAACCAGGCAGTAGGCTTCATTGAAAGCCTTCCATTTCTGTTAGTACTTGAATTTGCCTTGATCTACCTCCCGATCCTGTTTCACGCTGTTTACGGTCTCTACATTGCGTTCCAAGCGAAGCATAACGTAGGGAACTTCGGTTACTTCCGAAACCAAATGTTCTTGTGGCAACGCGTTACAGGAGTCATTACCCTCATTTTTATTGTTTGGCACGTTTGGGAAACTCGTATCCAAAAAGCACTGGGTGCACACGTGGATTATGACATGATGGCAAACATTTTGAGCAGTCCTGCAATGATCGTATTCTACACAATCGGGATTATTAGCACGACTTTCCACTTCTCCAACGGACTGTGGTCGTTCCTGGTTCACTGGGGAATTACAGTTGGGCCGCGTTCCCAACGCATTGCAACATTCCTGACTTTGGGCGTATTCGTAGTTGTAACCTTCATCGGCTTGCGTGCGATGTCGGCTTTCATTTTGTAG